In the genome of Sporichthya brevicatena, one region contains:
- the lysA gene encoding diaminopimelate decarboxylase: MSRSAHPAGPRHAEVLHADGVAAAPEDLNALDPLVWPQNFRRRDDGVCTLAGLDVRDLAAEFGTPAYLLDESDFRSRARAYAESFAGSDVFYAGKAFLCSAVARWVAEEGLGLDVCSSGELAIALRAGFPTERIAFHGNNKSTAELATALDAGVGRIVVDSFAEIVRLADVARERGVRARVQVRVTVGVEAHTHEFIATAHEDQKFGFSLAGGAAAEAVRRILMLPSLELIGLHSHIGSQIFDTDGFEVAASRLVGLASAIRDEHGVELPELDLGGGLGIAYTSDDDPADVAAMAKSLVAIVERACASAGLAVPRLSVEPGRAIAGPGTVTLYEVGTVKPVAVSGGATRAYVSVDGGMSDNIRTALYDASYTAALVSRASDAPPALSRLVGKHCESGDIVVRDLYLPADIAPGDLVAVAATGAYCRSMASNYNLLGRPPVVAVRDGEARVIVRRETDEDLARLDVG, encoded by the coding sequence ATGAGCCGCTCCGCGCACCCCGCGGGGCCGCGGCACGCCGAGGTCCTGCACGCCGACGGGGTCGCGGCCGCGCCGGAGGACCTCAACGCCCTCGACCCGCTGGTCTGGCCGCAGAACTTCCGCCGCCGGGACGACGGGGTCTGCACCCTCGCCGGTCTCGACGTCCGTGACCTCGCGGCCGAGTTCGGCACCCCCGCCTACCTGCTGGACGAGTCCGACTTCCGGTCCCGGGCCCGCGCGTACGCCGAGTCCTTCGCCGGCTCCGATGTTTTCTACGCGGGCAAGGCCTTCCTCTGCAGCGCGGTGGCGCGCTGGGTCGCGGAGGAGGGGCTCGGGCTCGACGTCTGCAGCTCCGGCGAGCTCGCGATCGCGCTCCGTGCCGGATTCCCGACCGAGCGCATCGCCTTCCACGGCAACAACAAGTCCACCGCCGAGCTCGCGACGGCCCTGGACGCCGGGGTCGGCCGGATCGTCGTCGACTCCTTCGCCGAGATCGTGCGCCTGGCCGACGTCGCCCGCGAGCGCGGCGTCCGCGCCCGCGTCCAGGTCCGCGTGACGGTCGGGGTCGAGGCGCACACCCACGAGTTCATCGCCACCGCCCACGAGGACCAGAAGTTCGGGTTCTCCCTCGCCGGCGGCGCGGCGGCCGAGGCGGTCCGCCGCATCCTGATGCTCCCGTCGCTGGAGCTGATCGGGCTGCACTCGCACATCGGCTCCCAGATCTTCGACACCGACGGCTTCGAGGTCGCCGCCTCCCGCCTGGTCGGGCTGGCCTCGGCGATCCGGGACGAGCACGGCGTCGAGCTGCCCGAGCTCGACCTCGGCGGCGGGCTGGGCATCGCCTACACCTCCGACGACGACCCGGCCGACGTCGCCGCCATGGCGAAGTCGCTGGTCGCGATCGTCGAGCGGGCCTGCGCGAGCGCCGGTCTGGCGGTGCCGCGGCTGTCGGTCGAGCCCGGCCGCGCGATCGCCGGCCCCGGCACGGTGACCCTCTACGAGGTCGGGACGGTCAAGCCGGTCGCCGTCAGCGGGGGAGCGACCCGCGCCTACGTCTCCGTCGACGGCGGGATGAGCGACAACATCCGGACCGCGCTGTACGACGCCAGCTACACCGCAGCGCTCGTCTCCCGCGCCTCGGACGCCCCGCCGGCGCTGTCGCGGCTGGTCGGCAAGCACTGCGAGAGCGGCGACATCGTCGTCCGGGACCTCTACCTGCCGGCCGACATCGCGCCCGGGGACCTGGTCGCCGTCGCCGCGACCGGGGCCTACTGCCGGTCGATGGCCAGCAACTACAACCTGCTGGGCCGGCCCCCGGTCGTCGCCGTGCGCGACGGCGAGGCCCGCGTGATCGTCCGCCGGGAGACCGACGAGGACCTGGCCCGACTGGACGTCGGGTGA
- the argS gene encoding arginine--tRNA ligase — translation MTPAELADAVQIAVYTAVQAGELEAEVPREVHVERTKTREHGDYATNVAMQLAKPARKPPREIGEILAKHLRRASGIERVDVAGPGFLNITLDSGAAGRLAYQIVLAGTAYGRSEALRKQRVNLEFVSANPTGPVHLGHTRWAAVGDSLRRILEAAGADVASEYYINDAGVQMEKFAQSLVAAGRGLPAPEDGYGGQYIADIAAKILEAAPHLADAPDEEALPEFRERGYRLMLAEIAASLEKFGVHYDVWFSERSLHESGRVDLAIATLREQGHVYDQDGAVWLRTTDFGDDKDRVLVKADGEKTYFAADAAYYLDKRGRGFDTCIYMLGADHHGYIGRLRALAACAGDDPDTSVLVLIGQLVKLLQGGQELKMSKRAGTIVTLDDLVDLVGVDAARYTLARSSTDSQLTIDVEEITRQAPENPVYYVQYVAARTFRVAANARDLGIDWSAPESFRPELLADDREARLLAVLGDFPRVVASAAELREPHRIARYLEELAGVYHRFYDGCRILPRGEEEISDLHKARLWLNDATRTVISNGLAMLGVSAPERM, via the coding sequence GTGACTCCCGCCGAGCTTGCTGACGCCGTCCAGATCGCCGTGTACACCGCGGTGCAGGCCGGTGAACTTGAGGCTGAGGTCCCCCGGGAGGTCCACGTCGAGCGGACCAAGACCCGGGAGCACGGGGACTACGCCACCAACGTCGCCATGCAGCTGGCCAAGCCGGCCCGCAAGCCCCCGCGCGAGATCGGCGAGATCCTCGCCAAGCACCTGCGCCGCGCCTCGGGCATCGAGCGGGTCGACGTCGCCGGCCCGGGCTTCCTCAACATCACCCTCGACTCGGGCGCGGCCGGCCGGCTCGCGTACCAGATCGTGCTGGCCGGGACCGCCTACGGCCGGTCCGAGGCCCTGCGCAAGCAGCGGGTCAACCTGGAGTTCGTCTCCGCGAACCCGACCGGCCCGGTGCACCTCGGACACACGCGGTGGGCGGCGGTCGGTGACAGCCTGCGCCGGATCCTGGAGGCGGCGGGCGCCGACGTCGCGAGCGAGTACTACATCAACGACGCCGGCGTGCAGATGGAGAAGTTCGCGCAGTCCCTGGTGGCGGCGGGCCGCGGGCTCCCGGCGCCCGAGGACGGCTACGGCGGGCAGTACATCGCCGACATCGCCGCCAAGATCCTCGAGGCCGCCCCGCACCTGGCCGACGCCCCGGACGAGGAGGCGCTGCCGGAGTTCCGGGAGCGTGGCTACCGGCTGATGCTCGCCGAGATCGCGGCCAGCCTGGAGAAGTTCGGCGTCCACTACGACGTCTGGTTCTCCGAGCGGAGCCTGCATGAGTCCGGCCGGGTCGATCTGGCGATCGCGACCCTGCGCGAGCAGGGCCACGTCTACGACCAGGACGGCGCGGTCTGGCTGCGGACCACCGACTTCGGCGACGACAAGGACCGGGTCCTGGTCAAGGCCGACGGGGAGAAGACCTACTTCGCCGCCGACGCGGCGTACTACCTCGACAAGCGCGGCCGTGGCTTCGACACCTGCATCTACATGCTCGGCGCCGACCACCACGGCTACATCGGCCGGCTCCGGGCGCTCGCGGCCTGCGCCGGCGACGACCCGGACACCTCGGTGCTCGTCCTGATCGGGCAGCTGGTCAAGCTGCTGCAGGGTGGCCAGGAACTGAAGATGTCGAAGCGGGCGGGCACGATCGTCACGCTCGACGACCTCGTCGACCTGGTCGGCGTCGACGCCGCCCGCTACACGCTCGCCCGGTCCTCGACCGACAGCCAGTTGACGATCGACGTCGAGGAGATCACCCGGCAGGCGCCGGAGAACCCGGTCTACTACGTCCAGTACGTGGCCGCGCGGACCTTCCGCGTCGCCGCCAACGCCCGGGACCTCGGCATCGACTGGTCGGCGCCGGAGTCCTTCCGCCCCGAGCTGCTCGCCGACGACCGCGAGGCGCGGCTGCTCGCGGTGCTCGGCGACTTCCCGCGGGTCGTCGCGTCCGCCGCCGAGCTGCGCGAGCCGCACCGGATCGCGCGGTACCTGGAGGAGCTCGCCGGCGTCTATCACCGGTTCTACGACGGGTGCCGGATCCTGCCCCGCGGGGAGGAGGAGATCTCCGACCTGCACAAGGCGCGCCTGTGGCTCAACGACGCCACGCGCACGGTGATCTCCAACGGCCTCGCGATGCTCGGCGTCTCCGCCCCGGAACGGATGTGA
- a CDS encoding response regulator, translating to MRTPTLRVLVVDDDEPVRRLIRLNLELEGFEVEQAADGRECLTMVRTNPPDVITLDLVMPALDGLTAAARLREAEHSRHIPLVLITAAATPRDRVRADEIGIDAVLTKPFAPQDLVATIRRVAGATVRPPLPAEPARKSEERTSTGH from the coding sequence GTGCGGACACCCACCCTCCGCGTGCTTGTCGTCGACGACGACGAGCCCGTGCGGCGCCTCATTCGCCTGAACCTCGAGCTGGAGGGGTTCGAGGTCGAGCAGGCGGCTGACGGTCGGGAGTGCCTGACGATGGTCCGCACGAACCCGCCGGACGTCATCACGCTCGACCTCGTGATGCCGGCCCTCGACGGACTGACGGCCGCCGCGCGGCTGCGTGAGGCGGAACACAGTCGACACATCCCGCTCGTCCTGATCACCGCCGCCGCGACGCCGCGGGACCGGGTTCGGGCGGACGAGATCGGCATCGACGCCGTCCTGACCAAGCCTTTTGCGCCGCAGGACCTCGTCGCGACGATCCGGCGTGTGGCGGGCGCCACCGTCCGTCCGCCGCTCCCGGCCGAGCCGGCGCGGAAGTCGGAAGAGCGGACCTCGACGGGCCACTAG
- a CDS encoding DUF5602 domain-containing protein has product MRRTAALTTAALIALTACSNDDDDDLESLVPAAADSPVAAGPPAGDGPSQTLGNGKVWTYVTSAAGQPVEVGVRFSATALEGLASDTHGDLHPVAMVLNFPTDAATGVLDHVELYWNPQGHEPPGVWDKAHFDYHFYLTDEAAVREIVPTAPDFAAKAARIPDAKYIAADFVAPPGTAVENTIPGMGLHWLDGTEPPVPGQYTFTETMIHGSYDGAVTFIEPMITREWLLTKPTLNEAIKQPQAYQRTGLWPTTYSVRFDSATNEYSVALGGFVQRTSS; this is encoded by the coding sequence ATGAGACGCACTGCCGCTCTGACGACCGCCGCGCTGATCGCGCTGACGGCGTGTTCCAACGACGATGACGACGACCTCGAGAGTCTCGTGCCCGCTGCGGCGGACAGTCCCGTCGCAGCCGGGCCCCCCGCCGGCGACGGGCCCAGCCAGACGCTCGGAAACGGCAAGGTCTGGACGTACGTCACCTCAGCCGCCGGCCAGCCCGTCGAGGTGGGCGTCCGCTTCTCGGCCACCGCGTTGGAAGGCCTGGCCTCGGACACGCACGGGGATCTGCACCCGGTCGCGATGGTCCTCAACTTCCCGACCGACGCCGCGACCGGCGTGCTCGACCACGTCGAGCTCTACTGGAATCCGCAGGGCCACGAACCGCCGGGCGTGTGGGACAAGGCCCACTTCGACTACCACTTCTACCTGACCGACGAAGCCGCGGTGCGGGAGATCGTGCCCACCGCACCGGACTTCGCCGCGAAGGCGGCGAGAATCCCGGACGCGAAGTACATCGCCGCCGACTTCGTCGCCCCGCCCGGGACCGCGGTCGAGAACACGATCCCCGGTATGGGCCTGCACTGGTTGGACGGCACCGAGCCGCCGGTGCCCGGGCAGTACACCTTCACCGAGACGATGATTCACGGCTCGTACGACGGAGCCGTCACCTTCATCGAACCGATGATCACGCGCGAGTGGTTGCTGACGAAGCCCACGTTGAACGAGGCGATCAAGCAACCGCAGGCCTACCAGCGCACCGGCCTCTGGCCGACGACCTACAGCGTCCGGTTCGACTCCGCGACGAACGAGTACTCCGTCGCCCTCGGCGGCTTCGTCCAGCGCACATCGTCCTGA
- a CDS encoding HNH endonuclease signature motif containing protein, whose translation MTGAESVALLRAAQRQLNAAHAVWLGLVAEVGSRGLDSADEIVRLAAPDRWGGDEVRTALRISAYSGNELLDFAWAVVRRFPRLHAAMAAGELSIERARVIHFWVRDMSDEHANTVIDEVLGHCSIDADRPWTSEQIGARCRTLGIQLDPDWAQRRFEEAHRERRVISWRNEDGTATLAAQNQDPARVAAAIARVRKLADDAKRDGDPRPVDHLRSEIALNLLDGTYADLTDDQILAHLATTRPTDDETDETADTDQTDAREEPEPEPAPAPQPEPEAEPEPVAVARSPHRGVQLTAKVSTLLGMDRDPAELAGQGPIHAEYARNLAKQLSAGQWRFAVTGPDGYAVSSGLVTARPTGWERRRADDHGIVDLLIPADLLAALLDGTLTSPALKPWWPVLEDIADHTATAPTEDEEAGDEETGAKDARRRFPRQGLRRDTHLRMTTCQGPGCRLPAARSEIDHTLDHARGGLTLAGNLGPLCEHDHDLKTKGGWQLLRLSDRKVRWITRLGAVYDVEIPPLIEPDRPGRARAPGDRPQPRPAPDEPAA comes from the coding sequence ATGACCGGGGCCGAGTCGGTCGCGCTGTTGCGCGCCGCTCAGCGGCAACTGAACGCCGCCCACGCGGTCTGGTTGGGCCTGGTGGCCGAGGTCGGATCCCGGGGGCTGGATTCCGCGGACGAGATCGTGCGCCTGGCGGCCCCGGACCGGTGGGGTGGGGACGAGGTCCGCACCGCGTTGCGGATCTCCGCGTACTCGGGCAACGAACTGCTCGACTTCGCCTGGGCCGTCGTGCGCCGCTTCCCGCGCCTGCACGCCGCGATGGCCGCGGGCGAGTTGAGCATCGAACGGGCCCGGGTGATCCATTTCTGGGTCCGGGACATGAGCGACGAGCACGCCAACACCGTGATCGACGAGGTCCTCGGGCACTGCTCGATCGACGCCGACCGCCCGTGGACCAGTGAGCAGATCGGGGCCCGGTGCCGCACACTCGGCATCCAGCTCGATCCGGACTGGGCCCAACGCCGATTTGAAGAGGCTCACCGGGAGCGGCGGGTGATCTCCTGGCGCAACGAGGACGGCACCGCCACCCTCGCCGCGCAGAACCAGGACCCCGCCCGGGTCGCTGCCGCGATCGCCCGAGTCCGCAAGCTGGCTGATGATGCGAAGCGGGACGGTGATCCGCGGCCGGTGGATCACCTGCGCTCGGAGATCGCGCTCAACCTGCTCGACGGCACCTACGCCGACCTCACCGACGACCAGATCCTGGCCCACCTCGCCACCACCCGCCCCACCGACGACGAGACGGACGAGACGGCCGACACCGACCAGACTGACGCGCGCGAAGAGCCCGAGCCGGAGCCGGCGCCCGCACCGCAGCCCGAGCCGGAGGCGGAGCCCGAGCCGGTGGCGGTGGCGCGGTCCCCGCACCGCGGGGTGCAGCTGACCGCGAAGGTCTCCACCCTGCTCGGGATGGACCGCGACCCCGCCGAGCTCGCCGGGCAGGGACCGATCCACGCCGAGTACGCCCGCAACCTCGCGAAGCAACTCTCGGCCGGGCAGTGGCGGTTCGCGGTCACCGGCCCCGACGGGTACGCGGTCTCCTCCGGACTGGTCACCGCGCGGCCGACCGGCTGGGAGCGGCGCCGGGCGGACGACCACGGCATCGTCGACCTGCTCATCCCCGCCGACCTGCTGGCCGCGCTCCTGGACGGCACGCTCACCAGCCCCGCACTCAAGCCCTGGTGGCCGGTACTGGAGGACATCGCCGACCACACCGCCACCGCGCCCACCGAGGACGAGGAGGCCGGGGACGAGGAGACCGGGGCCAAGGACGCCCGCCGCCGCTTCCCCCGCCAAGGACTACGCCGGGACACCCACCTGCGCATGACGACCTGCCAAGGCCCCGGCTGCCGCCTCCCCGCCGCCCGGTCCGAGATCGACCACACCCTCGACCACGCCCGCGGGGGCCTCACCCTCGCCGGGAACCTCGGACCCCTGTGCGAGCACGACCACGACCTCAAGACCAAAGGCGGCTGGCAACTCCTCCGGCTGTCCGACCGCAAGGTCCGCTGGATCACCCGCCTCGGCGCCGTCTACGACGTCGAAATCCCACCCCTGATCGAGCCCGACCGGCCCGGCCGAGCCAGAGCACCCGGGGACCGACCACAACCCCGCCCCGCACCCGACGAGCCAGCAGCCTGA
- a CDS encoding acyl-CoA dehydrogenase family protein, whose amino-acid sequence MTTLDRSRSTHDVLNQVPPLVGHNLYAGDPALVEAIAREGGEWGTERLLSAGAAAGSAEAQEHAERAERHEPVLHTHDRYGNRVDTVELDPSWHWLLGQAVEREITSLPWRSPGPGAHVVRAALLRMWIELDMGVLCPVSMTYAGVPALRRQPEIAAEWEPRLTSTSYADGALMGMAMTEKQGGSDLRASTTRAEPIGDGWWEITGHKWFCSYPSCDAFLTLAQTAAGVSCFFIERTAPGFRVQRLKDKLGTRSLPSSEVEFDRVPARMVGVEGRGIPTIIEMVNHTRLDCLISSSATMRAGLTQAVHHARHRSAFGRPLVEQSAMRNVLADLAVESEAATVLAMRVARSYDEGAAGAEGANAFRRLATAVAKYWVCKRAPGHAAEALECLGGNGYIEESGLPRIYRDAPLNSIWEGSGNVAALDVLRALTREPECLPAFLAECDLAAGADRRLDAHLSETRSRLAGLTEGDAEFAARRVVADLCLALQGSLLVRHAPPAVADAFCASRLGGGGHTYGMLPGSVDVGPILDRALTG is encoded by the coding sequence GTGACGACGCTCGACCGGTCCCGTTCCACCCACGACGTTCTCAACCAGGTCCCGCCGCTGGTGGGGCACAACCTCTACGCCGGCGACCCGGCCTTGGTCGAGGCGATCGCCCGCGAGGGCGGGGAGTGGGGGACCGAGCGGCTGCTCTCGGCGGGCGCGGCGGCGGGCAGCGCCGAGGCCCAGGAGCACGCCGAGCGGGCGGAGCGCCACGAGCCGGTGCTGCACACGCACGACCGCTACGGCAACCGCGTCGACACCGTCGAGCTCGACCCGTCGTGGCACTGGCTGCTCGGGCAGGCCGTCGAGCGCGAGATCACGTCCCTGCCGTGGCGTTCGCCGGGTCCGGGTGCCCACGTGGTCCGCGCGGCGCTGCTGCGCATGTGGATCGAACTCGACATGGGCGTCCTGTGCCCGGTGTCGATGACGTACGCGGGCGTGCCGGCGTTGCGGCGGCAGCCGGAGATCGCCGCGGAGTGGGAGCCCCGTCTGACGTCCACGAGCTACGCCGACGGCGCGCTCATGGGCATGGCGATGACGGAGAAACAGGGCGGGTCCGACCTGCGCGCGTCCACCACCCGCGCGGAGCCGATCGGCGACGGCTGGTGGGAGATCACCGGGCACAAGTGGTTCTGCTCGTACCCCAGCTGTGACGCGTTTCTGACGCTCGCTCAGACGGCTGCGGGTGTCTCGTGCTTCTTCATCGAGCGCACGGCCCCGGGCTTCCGCGTGCAGCGGCTGAAGGACAAGCTCGGGACGCGGAGCCTGCCGAGTTCGGAGGTCGAGTTCGACCGCGTCCCGGCCCGGATGGTCGGCGTCGAGGGCCGCGGGATCCCGACGATCATCGAGATGGTCAACCACACCCGCCTCGACTGCCTGATCTCCTCGTCGGCGACGATGCGCGCCGGTCTGACGCAGGCCGTTCACCACGCGCGGCACCGCTCGGCTTTCGGACGTCCGCTGGTCGAGCAGTCGGCGATGCGGAACGTGCTCGCGGACCTCGCCGTCGAGTCCGAGGCGGCGACGGTGCTCGCGATGCGCGTCGCCCGCTCGTACGACGAGGGTGCGGCCGGGGCGGAGGGCGCGAACGCCTTCCGGCGCCTGGCGACCGCGGTGGCCAAGTACTGGGTGTGCAAGCGCGCGCCGGGTCACGCGGCCGAGGCGCTCGAGTGCCTGGGCGGCAACGGGTACATCGAGGAGTCGGGCCTGCCGCGGATCTACCGCGACGCCCCGCTGAACTCGATCTGGGAGGGCTCCGGCAACGTCGCCGCCCTCGACGTCCTGCGGGCCCTGACCCGCGAGCCCGAGTGCCTGCCGGCGTTCCTCGCCGAGTGCGACCTCGCTGCCGGCGCGGACCGTCGCCTCGACGCCCACCTGTCCGAGACCCGCTCCCGCCTCGCCGGCCTGACCGAGGGCGACGCCGAATTCGCCGCCCGCCGCGTCGTCGCCGATCTGTGCCTGGCGCTGCAGGGGAGTCTCCTGGTCCGCCACGCCCCGCCCGCCGTCGCCGACGCCTTCTGCGCCTCCCGCCTCGGCGGGGGTGGTCACACCTACGGCATGCTCCCCGGCTCCGTCGACGTCGGCCCGATCCTCGACCGCGCGCTCACGGGCTGA
- a CDS encoding GNAT family N-acetyltransferase, translated as MSEQSSPDVTVRNAPQEGRFEIHVDGKLAGVAEYTEETGHRTFVHTEVDDAFSGQGLAGVLVRAALDTTREDGLRIRATCPYVRRFLEKNDDWADLVDTAEDAS; from the coding sequence ATGAGCGAGCAGAGCAGCCCGGACGTCACCGTTCGCAACGCCCCGCAGGAGGGGCGGTTCGAGATCCACGTCGACGGCAAGCTTGCCGGCGTGGCCGAGTACACCGAGGAGACCGGCCACCGGACGTTCGTCCACACCGAGGTCGACGACGCGTTCTCCGGGCAGGGACTCGCGGGCGTCCTCGTCCGCGCGGCGCTGGACACGACGCGGGAGGACGGGCTGCGCATCCGCGCGACCTGCCCCTACGTGCGGCGTTTCCTGGAGAAGAACGACGACTGGGCCGATCTCGTGGACACCGCCGAGGACGCGAGCTAA
- a CDS encoding pirin family protein → MTEPVVLGQREVPLGGPRDMTVRRALPQRSRSLIGAWCFVDHYGPDDVAVTGGMVLPGHPHTGLQTVSWLFAGELEHRDTSGAHQVVRPGEVNLMTAGSGIAHSEFSTPNTSLLHGAQLWVALPESHRNTERRLDHYAPTPFDVDGARVNVFLGALFGTSSPVPTFTALTGAEVVLPAGATLEIPVPRTHEHGLLCDTGTVTAEAPGGTVTATRGEIAFVPTGADGIRVRAGNVPTRFLVLGGEPFGEQIVMWWNFVGRSHEEIVEFREEWQRQHAHPTDDGRFGRFPAAWTHTLPAPELPNVRMRLRG, encoded by the coding sequence ATGACTGAACCTGTCGTACTGGGCCAGCGCGAGGTGCCGCTCGGCGGACCGCGCGACATGACGGTGCGACGGGCCCTCCCCCAGCGGTCGCGGTCGCTGATCGGTGCCTGGTGCTTCGTCGACCACTACGGACCCGACGACGTCGCGGTCACCGGCGGCATGGTGCTGCCGGGCCATCCGCACACCGGGCTGCAGACCGTCTCCTGGCTGTTCGCCGGCGAACTCGAGCACCGCGACACCTCCGGCGCCCACCAGGTCGTCCGCCCCGGGGAGGTCAACCTCATGACGGCGGGCTCCGGCATCGCCCACTCGGAGTTCTCGACGCCGAACACCTCGTTGCTGCACGGCGCCCAGTTGTGGGTGGCACTGCCTGAGTCCCATCGCAACACCGAGCGCCGACTCGACCACTACGCCCCGACGCCGTTCGACGTCGACGGCGCGCGCGTCAACGTCTTCCTCGGCGCGCTGTTCGGGACCAGCTCGCCGGTGCCCACGTTCACGGCTCTCACCGGCGCCGAGGTCGTCCTGCCGGCCGGCGCGACGCTGGAGATCCCCGTCCCGCGCACGCACGAGCACGGCCTGCTCTGCGACACCGGCACCGTCACCGCGGAGGCGCCGGGTGGGACCGTCACGGCGACGCGCGGCGAGATCGCCTTCGTGCCCACGGGCGCCGACGGGATCCGCGTCCGCGCCGGCAACGTGCCCACCCGGTTCCTGGTCCTCGGCGGCGAGCCGTTCGGGGAGCAGATCGTGATGTGGTGGAACTTCGTCGGCCGCAGCCACGAGGAGATCGTCGAGTTCCGTGAGGAGTGGCAGCGCCAGCACGCCCACCCGACGGACGACGGCCGGTTCGGCCGTTTCCCCGCCGCGTGGACGCACACGCTCCCCGCCCCGGAGTTGCCGAACGTGCGGATGCGCCTCCGCGGCTGA
- a CDS encoding MoxR family ATPase, giving the protein MIDQSRRDAIAAKVVGRTRELDLVLAAVSAGRDILLEGPPGTGKSTLLRAITANWGVPFVLVEGNAELTAARLVGHHNPARVLKEDYSADNFVAGPLLEAMQGGGFLYIEEFNRAPEDTVNVLLAAMAERQIAVPRVGLITAKDTFRVVASMNPYDSVGTARISDSVYDRWCRLAVGYQDAAEEEAIVATRTGCTDDRLVADAVAITRATRGHKELRRGSSVRGAIDLTAIASELTGLATGTDAEEAHRNRVLDAALLALSARISLDEASDRTPEDVIRDIWERHFF; this is encoded by the coding sequence GTGATCGACCAGTCCCGCCGGGATGCGATCGCGGCCAAGGTGGTCGGACGCACGCGCGAACTCGACCTCGTGCTCGCCGCCGTGAGCGCCGGCCGCGACATCCTGCTCGAAGGCCCGCCCGGCACGGGCAAGTCGACGCTGTTGCGGGCGATCACCGCGAACTGGGGCGTTCCGTTCGTCCTGGTCGAGGGCAACGCCGAGCTCACCGCGGCCCGCCTGGTCGGCCACCACAACCCGGCGCGGGTCCTCAAGGAGGACTACAGCGCGGACAACTTCGTCGCCGGTCCGCTGCTCGAAGCCATGCAGGGCGGCGGCTTCCTCTACATCGAGGAGTTCAACCGGGCTCCCGAGGACACGGTGAACGTCCTCCTCGCCGCCATGGCGGAACGTCAGATCGCCGTCCCGCGCGTGGGTCTGATCACCGCCAAGGACACCTTCCGCGTCGTCGCCTCGATGAACCCGTACGACTCGGTCGGCACCGCCCGGATCTCCGACTCGGTCTACGACCGCTGGTGCCGCCTCGCGGTCGGCTACCAGGACGCCGCCGAGGAGGAGGCGATCGTCGCCACCCGCACCGGGTGCACCGACGACCGCCTCGTTGCCGACGCCGTCGCGATCACGCGCGCCACCCGCGGGCACAAGGAACTGCGGCGCGGGTCGTCCGTGCGCGGGGCGATCGACCTGACCGCGATCGCGTCCGAACTCACCGGCCTGGCCACCGGCACCGACGCCGAGGAGGCGCATCGCAACCGCGTCCTCGACGCCGCGTTGCTCGCGCTGTCCGCCCGTATCTCGCTCGACGAGGCCAGCGACCGTACCCCCGAGGACGTCATCCGGGACATCTGGGAGCGCCATTTTTTCTGA
- a CDS encoding vWA domain-containing protein translates to MPSLFGGGGPPLVLDLGADRDAETGGPPPPGSQRTVVTAQAGSWRDVGDLLEEREPDPEIDRMARQISRNLALRRTWRDADVAAGSGRPISVPYHYRSDEIDLDRTLEVLTERPVPEDTDIIVRESVRRSIDVVLMVDVSGSMRGEKVRVAAATVAALSSALSGPGAGHRLALVGFWSDAALLEPLTGNTSPVVLLDRLLRIPARGLTNVHFALTVGDAVLKTSGARRQVGVLLTDAVHNAGPDPRDVARRFRELHVLLQTDGEHDRDLGRDIAKLGKGMTAPIRTHRDVAPALNRVLGRG, encoded by the coding sequence ATGCCGTCGCTGTTCGGCGGCGGTGGGCCGCCGTTGGTGCTCGACCTCGGCGCGGACCGCGACGCCGAGACCGGCGGCCCTCCCCCGCCGGGGTCGCAGCGCACCGTCGTCACCGCGCAGGCGGGTTCCTGGCGGGATGTCGGCGACCTGCTCGAGGAACGGGAGCCGGACCCGGAGATCGATCGGATGGCCCGTCAGATCTCGCGCAACCTGGCGCTGCGCCGGACCTGGCGGGACGCCGACGTGGCCGCGGGCTCGGGCCGGCCGATCTCGGTGCCGTACCACTACCGCTCCGACGAGATCGACCTCGACCGAACGCTGGAGGTCCTCACCGAGCGCCCCGTGCCCGAGGACACGGACATCATCGTGCGCGAGTCGGTGCGCCGCAGCATCGACGTCGTGCTCATGGTCGACGTCTCCGGGTCGATGCGCGGCGAGAAGGTGCGGGTGGCCGCCGCGACCGTCGCCGCCCTGTCCAGCGCCCTCTCCGGCCCGGGCGCCGGGCACCGCCTCGCCCTCGTCGGGTTCTGGTCGGACGCCGCACTCCTGGAGCCGCTGACCGGCAACACCTCCCCCGTCGTCCTGCTCGACCGCCTGCTGCGGATCCCCGCGCGCGGACTGACGAACGTCCACTTCGCCCTCACCGTCGGCGACGCGGTGCTGAAGACCTCGGGCGCCCGCCGGCAGGTCGGCGTGCTGCTCACCGACGCCGTGCACAACGCCGGGCCCGACCCACGGGACGTCGCCCGCCGGTTCCGGGAACTGCACGTCCTGCTGCAGACCGACGGCGAGCACGACCGCGACCTCGGCCGGGACATCGCCAAGCTCGGCAAGGGCATGACCGCCCCGATCCGGACCCATCGCGACGTCGCCCCGGCTCTGAACCGGGTACTGGGCCGGGGCTGA